A region of the Oscarella lobularis chromosome 17, ooOscLobu1.1, whole genome shotgun sequence genome:
TGTACAAAGATGCGCATTTGGAAATGGATTCTAATCACGGTTGGCATGTCGTTTGgcatcgtttttctctccgtTCTCTTCAATTTGAACGTCACAGCCGGCTTTCTACCAccgctcgtcttcttttATCAAATGGTCGGCTTTACGCTGTCTCCCTTACCTCATAGCAGTTGGTGGTTTTCTCAGGTTGCGGACGCGATTGCCGAGTATTCCAACTTCTATATTCCGTTTTCAAAGCCTATATGTTATAATGACTCTCAAGCAACGTCCAAGTCGAACGTCGCGCTTCTCTACCTGCCACCgctctttgtctttgctttCATGATCATATTTGCCGGTATCGCTCGTCTCTTTTCGCGCGTCTCGCGCATTTCCGTGCTGCGTCCCTTCTGGAGTCTCATCACGTTGACCTACCCAAGCATTGCCTGCACGTCATTCATGATATTGCAGTGCGTTAAACTCGACGGGAGACGCTACTGGTACTACGGTGCACATCACGAATGTTTCACAGATTGGAAACAGAACTTGGGATACGAGACTATCGCCTTCATTCTTCTTAGTGCTGTCTTTCTGTTTccgttcttcgtttctttaggaATCGGATCAAAGCGAATAAGTCGACTTTTTcctctcgccgacgtcacgGTGAGCGCCTTCAAGACTAAGTACTGGTGGGCGGAAGGTTTGAATTTcggtcgtcgttttctcgtcgtcttcgccacGTGGTGTCCTTTGTTGGTCGAAGGAGAGCCCGGCTATTTGTATATGCTTTTCACTATCGTTTTCATATTTGCTAGTCATAGTCTTTTGCAACCGTATGCGCGTTGTCGAGTCAATTGGATGGAAACGCTGCTGCTCGCCGATTTGTGCGCTGTGACAATTTTTCTGCCTAAAGACGAGAAACATCATCTTACTCAGTGGTTCTTCATGGTGTTTTTCAGCATTCCCTATCTGATCGGAATTCTCTACTTTGCCTATTGGATATACACGAAAGTCAAAGAACTCCGAAAGaagatcaagaagaagagaaaaaacagtGATGCAGATTCCGGTGACTTAGATTATATATTGGAAAGAAGCGGCGATGCCAGCGAAACGACTCGATCGGAATCCATTTCCGTTCCCCTagcagaaagacgacgacattggGACAGCGTCGCCGagggaggcggcggcggcggcggcggtagcGGAAGCGCTCAAGGCAGCCCTCTCTTTCGACCAGGCAGTCTCAAAAGCACGCGACGATCATACGATCCCGACGAAATAATGAACGAAAGCAAAGGAGGCTTGCGAGATCCTCTGCTTGTTGCTAACTTATCGTCAACCGAAATGTGAGACTTATATGATTCCTTGGTAGCTTGTCATCCTACTAAGTGAATGTATTCTATCACGCGCGTGATGCCATTGCCGTCGcccacgccgccgccgtcacgcGAGTTGGGAGACAGAGGAAAGCATATCTTTGATATTGCGTTATTTGATAAACCACGTCGTTGGACGTTTTCATATCATTTCATGTGGAAATCTTATATGAACTTGATCCGGAGACGAGCTAATGTTGCTCTGATAACTGATGAGAGACGGCACGCTATTTATAGTATCACACGACAATCGCTCACACGACGTCGATACGAGGGGGCAGTGAAGCGATAAATGGCGACCATTCGGCTGCTTTTCCTCTGTTCTATCAGCGTTTCGCTGCGTATCCATGCGACGTCTATCGACAAATTTTACGTATCGAGTTCGACGGGTGTTTCGGCTCCGTGTGGCGACGACCCCGAACTGGAACCTTGTGCAAACGCTTCCGAAGTTCTACGAACCATCATGAATTTCCGAGACAATGTCGTTGGAATCGAAGTCGCTTTTCTCCCCGGCCTGCACGCCGTGACGTTCAATATGTCGGCAGCGGCTTTCAAGAACACGTCTCTTCGCCTTTCCGGCACAAGTCGTCACGAGACGATTCTCACCTGTTTCGGCTCGACATTGGGTTTCGCCGAATTCACCCGTTTCGAGATCGTCGATATGACCGTCGTCAGCTGCGACATT
Encoded here:
- the LOC136197474 gene encoding uncharacterized protein, which gives rise to MSTSLFLLATVCIALGTFHNEEVCKNFEATWTAELRLPRPIPDLHFECDISNNRSVYCAYSGVSHYLYVSFRPLHFNFTPFEQLDFEITSQDHSLYFSVHSPEEGKLPSWLHKRRVPIHNLTKVALEGSQKLLFLIFAGRLNIDTDRSAISVKPILTWNGGRRIHCSEKKNFYIKLYDHCPIGYDKKNVLASKNESHYCLCSSKQKNNILACHWDGQILRSPGYWIGYGTPNSSQQGADPNYMKHHWKSVVSVWCPNGYCNCSSSSSAGDCWFDVWDVNQQCANGRQGVLCGKCRDGYFTTIGSRRIQCVKSDSSNSTLKCTKMRIWKWILITVGMSFGIVFLSVLFNLNVTAGFLPPLVFFYQMVGFTLSPLPHSSWWFSQVADAIAEYSNFYIPFSKPICYNDSQATSKSNVALLYLPPLFVFAFMIIFAGIARLFSRVSRISVLRPFWSLITLTYPSIACTSFMILQCVKLDGRRYWYYGAHHECFTDWKQNLGYETIAFILLSAVFLFPFFVSLGIGSKRISRLFPLADVTVSAFKTKYWWAEGLNFGRRFLVVFATWCPLLVEGEPGYLYMLFTIVFIFASHSLLQPYARCRVNWMETLLLADLCAVTIFLPKDEKHHLTQWFFMVFFSIPYLIGILYFAYWIYTKVKELRKKIKKKRKNSDADSGDLDYILERSGDASETTRSESISVPLAERRRHWDSVAEGGGGGGGGSGSAQGSPLFRPGSLKSTRRSYDPDEIMNESKGGLRDPLLVANLSSTEM